The Hyalangium ruber genome has a window encoding:
- a CDS encoding MalY/PatB family protein encodes MDYGFDQLLERERSDSLKWRKYGRDVLPMWVADMDFRSPEPVIQALRARVEQGVLGYPFEPLPELIESVTRYLLKHHGWQVAPEAIVLLPGLIPAFNVACRAFAQPGDGVLLQVPTYPPLLQCSKNAGLSRDEAFLTRDASGAYEIDWDSFEKAIHPRSRVLLLSNPHNPLGRVFRREELTRIAEHCLRNELTIVSDEIHCDLVFRGHRHTCIAMLSPEVEARTITLMSPSKAFNLAGLKMAFAVIPNAALRQKFLAARADMLPSPNLFGCVAMQAAYNEGEPWLRALVEYLEANRDFLVDFVRRSLPGVQMTAPEGTYLAWMDCRGAGIPGNPTAFFLEHARVALSPGESFGRGGEGFVRLNFGCPRALLSEGLERMRQALERRR; translated from the coding sequence ATGGACTACGGCTTCGACCAGCTCCTCGAGCGCGAGCGCAGTGACAGCCTCAAGTGGCGAAAGTACGGGAGGGATGTCCTGCCCATGTGGGTGGCGGACATGGACTTCCGCTCCCCGGAGCCCGTCATCCAGGCCCTGCGCGCGCGCGTCGAGCAGGGTGTCCTGGGCTATCCCTTCGAGCCGCTGCCCGAACTCATCGAGAGTGTCACCCGCTACCTCCTCAAGCACCATGGCTGGCAGGTGGCGCCCGAGGCCATCGTGCTCCTGCCTGGGTTGATCCCCGCCTTCAACGTCGCGTGCCGGGCCTTCGCTCAGCCTGGCGATGGCGTGCTGCTGCAGGTCCCCACCTATCCCCCGCTGCTCCAGTGCTCGAAGAACGCCGGGCTCAGTCGGGACGAGGCGTTCCTGACCCGGGACGCGAGCGGCGCCTACGAGATCGACTGGGACTCCTTCGAGAAGGCGATCCACCCGCGCTCGCGCGTGCTGCTCCTCTCCAATCCCCACAACCCCCTGGGGCGCGTCTTCCGGCGGGAGGAACTCACCCGCATAGCCGAGCACTGCCTGCGCAACGAGCTGACCATCGTCTCGGACGAGATCCATTGCGATCTCGTCTTCCGGGGCCACCGGCACACCTGCATCGCCATGCTCAGCCCGGAGGTCGAGGCGCGCACCATCACCCTCATGTCTCCGAGCAAGGCCTTCAACCTGGCCGGGCTCAAGATGGCGTTCGCGGTCATTCCGAACGCCGCGCTTCGGCAGAAGTTCCTCGCGGCGCGCGCGGACATGCTCCCCTCGCCCAACCTCTTTGGCTGTGTGGCGATGCAGGCCGCCTACAACGAGGGGGAGCCGTGGCTTCGCGCGCTGGTGGAGTATCTGGAGGCGAACCGCGACTTCCTGGTGGACTTCGTGCGGCGCTCCCTGCCCGGTGTCCAGATGACGGCGCCGGAAGGGACCTACCTGGCCTGGATGGATTGCCGTGGGGCGGGGATTCCGGGAAACCCCACGGCCTTCTTCCTGGAGCACGCGCGGGTGGCGCTCAGCCCTGGGGAGAGCTTTGGCCGGGGAGGAGAGGGCTTCGTCCGGCTCAACTTCGGCTGCCCCCGGGCGCTGCTGAGCGAGGGGCTGGAGCGGATGCGCCAGGCCCTGGAGCGCAGACGCTGA
- a CDS encoding DUF1801 domain-containing protein: MAELKTKKTVASVEDFLASVSPEKKRQDAIALCELMRKVTKLEPKMWGPSMVGFGDYHYQYESGHEGDTFLVGFSPRKANLTLYIMPGFEPYTDLLSQLGKYKTGKSCLYINTLDDVDAPTLRKIIQSAFADMKKRKKD, from the coding sequence ATGGCCGAACTCAAGACGAAGAAGACCGTTGCCAGCGTCGAGGATTTCCTCGCCAGCGTCAGCCCGGAGAAGAAGCGCCAGGATGCGATCGCCCTCTGCGAGCTCATGCGGAAGGTGACGAAGCTCGAGCCGAAGATGTGGGGTCCCAGCATGGTGGGCTTCGGCGATTACCACTACCAATACGAGAGCGGCCACGAAGGAGACACGTTCCTCGTCGGGTTCTCGCCACGAAAGGCGAACCTCACCCTCTACATCATGCCGGGCTTCGAGCCGTACACCGACCTGCTCTCCCAGCTCGGCAAGTACAAGACCGGCAAGTCGTGTCTCTACATCAACACGCTCGATGACGTAGACGCCCCCACCCTGCGGAAGATCATCCAGAGCGCGTTCGCGGACATGAAGAAGCGGAAGAAGGACTGA
- the add gene encoding adenosine deaminase — MPELALPREELIRRLPKAELHLHLEGSIQPELALQLAGRHGVSLPGSEEGVEGLRRHYRFTSFDDFLRLYLALSSCLTDAEDFTTITVDLARQLAEQNVRYAEVTVTPMTHVARGVPGDALLAGLAEGRMRAREEHGVELAWVFDILRNQADRAEPTLELALRGREQGVVGLGLTGPESLEWPLQPFAPLFARARENGLHSLPHAGEHAGPESIWAALRWLGAERLGHGVRCLEDSELVQHLVEKRIALEVCPSSNVSLGVCAELGQHPLPRLLAAGLAVTLASDDPPLFSTSLTDEYLRCAARFSWSAEQVLSLAAAGFEHSLLPLKTKQAWLAAQREIAAGEVTR; from the coding sequence ATGCCAGAACTCGCACTGCCCAGGGAGGAGCTCATCCGCCGCCTGCCCAAGGCCGAGCTCCACCTTCACCTCGAAGGGAGCATCCAGCCCGAGCTGGCCCTACAGCTCGCGGGTCGGCATGGCGTCTCGCTCCCCGGAAGTGAGGAGGGCGTCGAGGGACTGCGGCGGCACTACCGGTTCACCTCGTTCGACGATTTCCTACGGCTCTACCTCGCGCTCTCGAGCTGCCTCACGGACGCCGAGGACTTCACCACCATCACCGTCGACCTGGCGCGGCAGCTCGCCGAGCAGAACGTGCGCTATGCCGAAGTCACCGTTACGCCCATGACGCACGTGGCGCGCGGAGTTCCGGGAGACGCGCTGCTGGCAGGGCTGGCCGAGGGCCGCATGCGAGCGCGCGAGGAGCATGGGGTCGAGCTCGCCTGGGTGTTCGACATCCTCCGGAATCAGGCCGACCGGGCCGAGCCCACTCTGGAGCTGGCGCTGCGAGGGCGGGAGCAAGGGGTGGTGGGGTTGGGGCTGACGGGTCCCGAGTCCTTGGAGTGGCCGCTGCAGCCGTTCGCGCCGCTCTTCGCGCGGGCACGAGAGAACGGCCTGCACAGCCTGCCCCATGCCGGCGAGCATGCAGGTCCCGAGAGCATCTGGGCGGCCCTGCGGTGGCTGGGCGCGGAGAGGCTGGGCCACGGGGTGCGCTGTCTGGAGGACTCCGAGCTGGTCCAGCACCTCGTCGAGAAACGGATTGCCCTCGAAGTGTGCCCCAGCAGCAACGTCTCCCTGGGTGTCTGCGCCGAGCTCGGCCAGCACCCCTTGCCGCGCCTCCTGGCGGCCGGACTCGCCGTGACGCTGGCGAGCGATGATCCCCCCTTGTTCTCTACCTCCCTGACTGACGAGTACCTGCGCTGCGCGGCCCGTTTCTCCTGGAGTGCCGAGCAGGTCCTGTCGCTCGCGGCGGCGGGTTTCGAGCACAGCCTCCTGCCTCTGAAAACCAAACAGGCCTGGCTCGCAGCGCAGCGTGAGATCGCCGCCGGGGAAGTCACGCGCTGA
- a CDS encoding sigma-70 family RNA polymerase sigma factor, which translates to MLANARAAWPGLNLPEATFLRYLAERLPEEGSLLDALRRLHVTDLYLACACTEGLAAAQSVLDTRFLPKVDAAVARVEGSGNKAAEVRQRLRERLLISEDGRPPPLAGYQGTGPLVAWLRAAAVRTALNLRRSERRRARVEEEVLSEGPVVGGDLELDYLRQKHRVDFQAALAEALAALPARERTVLRLHFVEGLSLERIGAMYQTHKSTVSRWLARAREEVLAEVRRRLAERLQLSAEELQSLLRAIRSQLDASLSQLLPRSE; encoded by the coding sequence ATGCTGGCCAACGCCCGCGCGGCGTGGCCTGGCCTGAACCTGCCAGAGGCCACCTTCCTCCGCTACCTGGCCGAACGGCTCCCGGAGGAGGGCTCACTCCTGGACGCGCTGCGCAGGCTGCATGTCACGGACCTCTACCTCGCCTGTGCCTGCACCGAAGGGCTCGCGGCCGCTCAATCCGTGCTGGACACGCGCTTTCTCCCGAAGGTGGACGCGGCGGTGGCTCGGGTGGAGGGCTCGGGGAACAAGGCCGCAGAGGTACGCCAGCGCTTGCGCGAACGGCTGCTCATCTCGGAGGACGGAAGGCCCCCTCCCCTCGCCGGCTATCAGGGCACGGGCCCGCTCGTGGCCTGGCTGCGCGCGGCCGCGGTGCGCACCGCCCTCAACCTCCGGCGCTCGGAGCGCAGGCGGGCCCGCGTCGAGGAAGAGGTGCTCTCCGAGGGGCCGGTGGTGGGAGGAGACCTGGAGCTGGACTACCTGCGGCAGAAGCACCGGGTGGACTTCCAGGCCGCGCTCGCCGAGGCGCTGGCGGCGCTGCCTGCCCGTGAGCGCACCGTGCTGCGCCTGCACTTCGTCGAGGGGTTGAGCCTGGAGCGAATCGGCGCCATGTACCAGACGCACAAGTCCACGGTGTCCCGGTGGCTGGCACGCGCCCGGGAAGAGGTGCTCGCCGAGGTACGCAGGCGGCTGGCGGAGCGGCTCCAGCTCTCCGCCGAGGAGCTGCAGAGCCTGCTGCGCGCCATCCGCAGCCAGCTCGATGCCAGCCTCTCCCAGCTCCTGCCCCGCTCGGAGTAA
- a CDS encoding pilus assembly protein N-terminal domain-containing protein gives MKHFARSILVALTLFAGPVLANPSSPPPASADTHETLSLRKGGSKVVQAPGMNRVAVGDPEIAEITFPEDAVIHVTGLKAGETTLVVWIGTTIKTYRIVVQG, from the coding sequence ATGAAGCACTTCGCTCGCAGCATCCTTGTGGCCCTGACCCTGTTCGCAGGTCCCGTGCTTGCCAACCCGTCGTCCCCGCCGCCCGCGTCCGCGGATACGCATGAGACCCTGAGCCTGCGCAAGGGCGGCTCGAAGGTGGTGCAGGCTCCAGGCATGAACCGCGTGGCGGTGGGGGACCCCGAGATCGCCGAGATCACGTTCCCGGAGGATGCCGTCATCCACGTCACGGGGCTGAAGGCGGGAGAGACGACGCTCGTCGTCTGGATCGGGACGACGATCAAGACCTACCGCATCGTCGTGCAAGGCTGA
- a CDS encoding protein kinase domain-containing protein, with protein MNASAHSLPERCPDENALASFASGALSGPNASSVETHLDGCADCRALVAAVAAEHSATDAMSLQTRLDTGVPTQLDTGESLPPPVLEGPPLRPGEVLGRFVISGVLGAGGMGVVYAAEDPQLGRKVALKLLRSARADATEERQARLLREAQAMARLSHPNVLPVFDLGTEGGQVFLAMELVEGPTLAEWLRQRERPWREVVELFLEAGRGLAAAHRAGLVHRDFKPANVLVGRDGRPRVTDFGLVRVGASGEEVVAEAAAGGSELALTQAGAVPGTPAYMSPEQLAGRPVDARGDQFSFCVALYEALYGLRPFAAEAPPERRWTLRRPERGPRLPRQVKAALARGLALEVEDRFPSMDALLAVLARPPLLRGRWWALSLAAGLALAGVAVGTQREFADALSVDDLVPLSLAVDETSALEVPGVSRVAVEEPGIVDIVADGEQLHLVGLTPGATRLMVWTKDKQRHDFLVTVMGHPAPASR; from the coding sequence ATGAACGCCTCCGCGCACTCCCTGCCCGAGCGGTGCCCGGACGAGAACGCGCTCGCGAGCTTCGCGAGTGGCGCCTTGTCCGGCCCGAACGCTTCGAGCGTGGAGACCCACCTGGATGGGTGCGCCGACTGCCGCGCCCTGGTGGCGGCGGTCGCGGCCGAGCACTCCGCCACGGACGCCATGAGCCTCCAGACGCGGCTGGATACGGGGGTGCCGACGCAGCTGGACACGGGTGAGTCGCTGCCGCCGCCCGTCCTCGAGGGGCCACCGCTACGGCCGGGAGAGGTGCTCGGCCGCTTCGTCATCTCCGGAGTGCTGGGAGCGGGGGGAATGGGCGTGGTGTACGCGGCGGAGGATCCACAGCTGGGGCGGAAGGTGGCGCTCAAGCTGCTGCGCTCGGCGAGGGCGGACGCCACGGAGGAGCGACAGGCGCGGCTGCTGCGCGAGGCTCAGGCCATGGCGCGGCTATCGCACCCGAATGTGCTGCCCGTCTTTGACCTGGGCACGGAGGGAGGGCAGGTGTTCCTCGCAATGGAGCTGGTCGAGGGACCGACGCTGGCGGAGTGGCTGCGGCAGCGCGAGCGCCCCTGGCGCGAGGTCGTGGAGCTCTTCCTGGAAGCGGGCCGAGGGCTGGCCGCCGCGCACCGGGCCGGGCTGGTGCATCGCGACTTCAAGCCGGCCAACGTGCTGGTGGGCAGGGACGGGCGGCCGCGCGTGACGGACTTCGGGCTGGTGCGCGTGGGCGCGAGCGGGGAGGAGGTTGTGGCCGAGGCGGCTGCAGGAGGCTCCGAGCTCGCCCTCACCCAGGCCGGTGCGGTGCCCGGCACGCCCGCCTATATGTCCCCCGAGCAGCTCGCAGGCCGCCCCGTGGATGCGCGAGGCGACCAGTTCAGCTTCTGCGTCGCGCTCTACGAGGCGCTGTACGGCCTGCGCCCCTTCGCGGCGGAAGCACCGCCGGAGCGCCGCTGGACGTTGCGGCGCCCGGAGCGTGGACCTCGCCTGCCAAGACAGGTGAAGGCCGCGCTCGCCCGGGGGCTGGCGCTGGAGGTGGAGGACCGGTTCCCCTCCATGGATGCGCTCCTGGCGGTCCTGGCCCGGCCCCCGCTCCTGCGCGGGCGCTGGTGGGCGCTGAGCCTGGCTGCGGGACTCGCCCTTGCGGGAGTGGCGGTAGGCACCCAACGAGAGTTCGCGGACGCCTTGAGTGTGGACGACCTGGTCCCCCTGTCGCTCGCGGTGGACGAGACGAGCGCCCTCGAAGTGCCGGGGGTGTCGCGGGTGGCCGTCGAAGAGCCTGGCATCGTGGACATCGTCGCGGATGGAGAGCAGCTGCACCTGGTGGGGCTGACACCCGGGGCCACGCGGTTGATGGTGTGGACGAAGGACAAGCAGCGCCACGACTTCCTTGTGACCGTCATGGGGCATCCGGCTCCCGCCTCCAGGTAA
- a CDS encoding chitobiase/beta-hexosaminidase C-terminal domain-containing protein — translation MASRPAGVLRFLLAWVCLQVISACGDDTLPPQPAPERDTTAPTTQATQPGGTFTSAVSVTLTCADAGGSGCEATYYTTDGSTPTKSSPRYSAPLSLEATTTLRFFSVDVAGNAESVKAETYTMTLEVADTTAPTVSASPAGGTYNTAQSVTLTCTDGTGTGCQAIRYTTNGSTPAASSTAYTAPIAVSANTTLKFFATDAAGNASAVVSETYVLDTTPPTVSASPTGGTYASARTVKLTCTDGSGTGCAAIHYTTDGSTPDTNAARYTESLSIGATTTLRFIGVDNAGNVSAVKTEEYLIDTTPPTTTISPEGGVYSEPQTVVLSCNHGPVGECDTTYYTLDGSTPDTNSPEANTPLYIEVTTTVKYFSMDTYGNREPVQSQTFVITQ, via the coding sequence ATGGCATCGAGGCCCGCTGGAGTCCTCCGGTTTCTTCTGGCGTGGGTGTGTCTGCAAGTCATCAGCGCGTGTGGTGATGACACACTCCCGCCCCAACCTGCTCCCGAGCGGGACACCACGGCGCCGACCACCCAAGCGACGCAGCCGGGGGGAACCTTCACCTCGGCCGTCTCGGTGACGCTGACGTGCGCGGACGCAGGGGGCAGCGGCTGCGAGGCCACCTACTACACCACGGATGGCTCGACTCCGACGAAGAGCTCCCCCCGCTACAGCGCGCCCCTCTCTCTGGAGGCCACCACCACCCTCCGGTTCTTCTCGGTGGATGTGGCGGGCAACGCGGAGTCGGTGAAAGCCGAGACGTACACCATGACCCTGGAGGTGGCCGATACCACGGCGCCGACGGTGAGCGCCTCGCCGGCAGGGGGCACGTACAACACGGCCCAGAGTGTCACGCTCACGTGTACGGACGGCACGGGCACCGGTTGCCAGGCCATCCGCTACACCACGAATGGCTCCACGCCAGCAGCCTCCTCCACCGCGTACACGGCGCCCATCGCGGTGAGCGCCAACACGACGCTCAAGTTCTTCGCGACGGATGCGGCCGGTAACGCCTCGGCGGTGGTGAGCGAGACCTATGTGCTCGACACCACGCCGCCGACGGTGTCGGCCAGCCCCACAGGCGGGACGTACGCCTCGGCGCGGACCGTGAAGCTCACCTGTACGGACGGCTCGGGCACAGGCTGCGCCGCCATCCACTACACCACGGACGGCAGCACGCCAGACACCAACGCCGCGCGGTACACGGAGAGCCTGTCCATCGGCGCCACCACCACGCTGCGGTTCATCGGTGTGGACAACGCCGGCAATGTGAGCGCCGTGAAGACCGAGGAGTACCTCATCGACACCACGCCACCCACCACGACCATCAGCCCGGAAGGTGGGGTGTACTCGGAGCCGCAGACCGTCGTGCTCAGTTGCAACCACGGCCCGGTGGGCGAGTGCGACACCACCTATTACACCCTGGATGGCAGCACGCCGGACACCAACTCCCCGGAGGCCAACACCCCGCTGTACATCGAGGTCACCACCACGGTGAAGTACTTCTCGATGGACACGTACGGCAACCGCGAGCCCGTGCAGTCCCAGACCTTCGTCATCACCCAGTGA
- a CDS encoding SDR family oxidoreductase, whose translation MKKTVLITGASSGFGKATAEFFVARGWNVIATMRTPQDIPGTFVTRLDVEKPETIRAAVDAGLARFGRIDAVVNNAGYGLFGVFELTPEAKVREQFEVNVFGVMNVVRAVLPHFRENKGGCIVNVSSGAGVFGLPMISLYNASKFALEGFSESLSYELGALGIRVKLVEPGGVTSTKFGERSAKDASMSSNDIRDYDPFVLAANQVFAEMRAARSADKDATSEHVAEVIFEATNDASDRLRYVATSDILPLVEARRQTSESEYMAFMRARVGPKVSRMP comes from the coding sequence ATGAAAAAGACGGTCCTCATCACCGGCGCGTCGTCCGGATTCGGCAAGGCCACCGCGGAGTTTTTCGTTGCCCGAGGGTGGAACGTCATCGCCACCATGCGCACGCCACAGGACATTCCCGGCACGTTCGTCACCCGACTCGACGTGGAGAAGCCCGAGACGATCCGCGCCGCCGTGGACGCGGGCCTCGCGCGGTTCGGGCGCATCGACGCCGTGGTGAACAACGCGGGCTATGGCCTCTTTGGCGTGTTCGAGCTGACCCCGGAAGCGAAGGTACGCGAGCAGTTCGAGGTGAACGTCTTTGGCGTCATGAACGTCGTGCGCGCCGTGCTGCCGCACTTCCGCGAGAACAAGGGAGGCTGCATTGTCAACGTGAGCTCCGGCGCTGGCGTGTTCGGGCTGCCGATGATCTCCCTCTACAACGCGAGCAAGTTCGCGCTCGAGGGCTTCTCCGAATCGCTCTCGTACGAACTCGGCGCGCTCGGCATTCGCGTGAAGCTCGTCGAGCCGGGCGGCGTCACCAGCACGAAGTTCGGCGAGCGATCGGCGAAGGATGCGAGCATGTCGTCGAACGACATCCGCGACTACGACCCGTTCGTCTTGGCGGCGAACCAGGTCTTCGCGGAGATGCGTGCGGCACGCAGCGCGGACAAGGACGCGACGTCGGAGCACGTCGCCGAGGTCATCTTCGAGGCCACGAACGATGCGTCGGATCGCCTGCGCTACGTCGCCACCAGCGACATCCTTCCGCTCGTCGAGGCGCGCCGGCAGACGTCCGAGAGTGAGTACATGGCGTTCATGCGAGCGCGCGTCGGGCCGAAGGTGTCACGCATGCCGTGA
- a CDS encoding LysR substrate-binding domain-containing protein — MKRPGLFELQAISAVASHRSFRAASAELGLSPSALSHAVAALEKRLGVRLFQRTTRSVSLTEAGDRFLSRVRPALAELSAAMESVNAFRDTPTGTLRITTSEGAARQVFTPIVLEFMKRYPDMKVELVVESRFVDIVKEGFDAGIRLLEAVPQEMVAVPCGPRQRSAVVGSPRYFKANRRPMVPADLRAHRCIRLRKRNGGLYAWEFERRGEELAIEVDGPLTLDTLSLVIEAALNGAGLAYLNEWDVRAYLASGKLVSVLEDWLPAWPGLCVFYPSQRHVPAGLRAFVEVVKEVTKRDASR; from the coding sequence ATGAAACGCCCGGGTCTCTTCGAGCTCCAAGCCATCTCGGCCGTCGCGTCGCACCGCAGCTTCCGTGCAGCCTCGGCCGAGCTTGGCCTCTCGCCCTCGGCTTTGAGCCATGCGGTCGCCGCGCTCGAGAAGCGGCTCGGCGTCCGGCTCTTCCAGCGCACGACTCGCAGTGTCTCGCTCACGGAGGCCGGCGATCGGTTCCTCTCGCGCGTGCGGCCCGCGCTCGCCGAGCTCTCGGCGGCGATGGAGTCGGTCAACGCGTTCCGCGACACACCCACGGGCACGCTGCGCATCACCACCTCGGAGGGCGCCGCGCGGCAGGTGTTCACGCCGATCGTGCTCGAGTTCATGAAGCGCTACCCCGACATGAAGGTCGAGCTCGTAGTCGAGTCGCGGTTCGTCGACATCGTGAAGGAGGGCTTCGACGCCGGCATCCGGCTGCTCGAGGCGGTACCGCAGGAGATGGTGGCCGTGCCGTGCGGTCCAAGACAGCGCTCCGCGGTGGTCGGTTCACCCCGCTACTTCAAGGCGAACCGGCGCCCGATGGTGCCGGCTGATCTGCGGGCACATCGGTGCATCCGCCTGCGGAAGAGGAATGGCGGGCTCTACGCCTGGGAGTTCGAACGTCGCGGAGAGGAACTCGCGATCGAGGTGGACGGGCCGCTCACGCTCGACACGCTCTCCCTGGTCATCGAGGCCGCGCTGAACGGCGCGGGGCTCGCGTATCTGAATGAGTGGGACGTTCGAGCGTATCTGGCGTCCGGAAAGCTCGTGAGCGTGCTGGAGGACTGGCTGCCGGCGTGGCCTGGGCTGTGCGTCTTCTATCCCAGCCAGCGTCACGTCCCAGCGGGGCTGCGTGCATTCGTCGAGGTGGTGAAGGAGGTCACGAAGCGCGACGCTTCGCGCTGA